One Tessaracoccus lacteus DNA window includes the following coding sequences:
- a CDS encoding o-succinylbenzoate synthase translates to MTAAPFVYDIPMAVGFRGIARRSGVLFEGPAGWAEWSPFPEYDDEEAAPWLVAALECAADGFPEPVRDTVEVNGIVPALAPQAAADRAVASGCRTIKIKVAGPGSALDDDLARVRAVRAAVPEARLRIDANGGWDLATATRALEALEPLRLEYAEQPCASVNDLAALRSRHTGVLIAADESIRRASDPLRVRDAGAADVAVLKAQPIGGIRACLDLAADLGLPVVVSSAVETSVGLRAGLALAAALPELPYACGLETARLLAGDVTGEPLAPVDGALPVRDVVIDPSLLAAHRADDELRDFWLRRLARVSRIVEETR, encoded by the coding sequence ATGACCGCGGCGCCGTTCGTCTACGACATACCGATGGCTGTCGGCTTCCGCGGCATCGCGCGCCGCTCGGGGGTGCTCTTCGAGGGGCCCGCCGGGTGGGCCGAGTGGAGCCCTTTTCCCGAGTATGACGACGAGGAGGCGGCGCCGTGGCTGGTCGCGGCCCTCGAGTGTGCCGCCGACGGGTTCCCCGAGCCGGTGCGCGACACCGTCGAGGTCAACGGCATCGTCCCGGCGCTTGCCCCGCAGGCGGCCGCCGACCGCGCTGTCGCGTCGGGCTGTCGCACCATCAAGATCAAGGTCGCCGGGCCGGGATCCGCGCTCGACGACGACCTCGCCCGCGTCCGCGCCGTCCGCGCCGCCGTGCCCGAGGCCAGGCTCCGCATAGACGCCAACGGCGGGTGGGACCTTGCCACCGCGACCCGCGCGCTGGAGGCGCTCGAGCCGCTGCGGCTGGAGTATGCCGAGCAGCCCTGCGCCAGCGTCAACGACCTGGCCGCGCTGCGCTCCCGCCACACGGGCGTTCTGATCGCCGCGGACGAGTCGATCCGCCGGGCCTCGGACCCGCTGCGCGTCCGCGACGCGGGCGCCGCCGACGTCGCCGTGCTCAAGGCGCAGCCCATCGGCGGGATCCGCGCCTGCCTGGACCTGGCCGCGGACCTCGGCCTGCCCGTCGTGGTGTCCAGCGCCGTCGAGACATCCGTCGGGCTGCGGGCCGGTCTCGCGCTGGCCGCGGCGCTGCCCGAGCTGCCGTACGCCTGCGGGCTCGAGACGGCGCGACTGCTCGCCGGCGACGTCACCGGCGAGCCGCTGGCCCCGGTAGATGGGGCACTGCCTGTGCGTGACGTGGTCATCGACCCGTCGCTGCTCGCCGCGCACCGCGCCGACGACGAGCTGCGGGACTTCTGGCTCCGGCGCCTTGCGCGGGTGTCGCGGATCGTGGAGGAGACCAGATGA
- a CDS encoding AMP-binding protein: MDVDRVQAFLDGGPGLWLADGDGVAPDGCVVVATSGSTGSAKLVILSRSALVAAAEAAAHRLGYRATWHLALSPRYVAGLMVLVRGLLGAGVREASTSLGDLDPAPGRNCVSIVSTQLYRALENPETASRLAAFDAVLVGGAALGAELRARAEAAGVPVIETYGMSETCGGVVWDGVPLPGVDIQLGEHGRVAIAGPTVFAGYLGRPELTAATLVDGAVLTADRAHVADGRIAIDGRFDDVVISGGVNVDLAVVRAAVAALDPETAVLSEPDAEWGVSVVLVATGGTLAGWRDRLRGSLPSPFLPRRLVLVDRLPRTQGGKPDRAKLRHLLDSSAT, encoded by the coding sequence ATGGACGTCGATAGGGTGCAGGCCTTCCTTGACGGGGGGCCCGGCCTCTGGCTCGCCGACGGTGACGGCGTCGCCCCCGACGGCTGCGTTGTCGTGGCGACGTCGGGTTCGACCGGGTCCGCCAAGCTCGTGATCCTGAGCCGGTCGGCGCTCGTTGCAGCCGCTGAGGCGGCCGCCCACCGGCTCGGCTATCGCGCGACCTGGCACCTGGCCCTGTCCCCGCGTTACGTGGCGGGGCTGATGGTGCTCGTCCGGGGGTTGCTCGGCGCCGGCGTGCGCGAGGCTTCAACGTCCCTGGGCGACCTCGACCCGGCCCCCGGCCGCAACTGCGTCTCGATCGTCTCGACCCAGCTGTACCGCGCGCTGGAGAACCCCGAGACCGCGTCGCGGCTGGCCGCCTTCGATGCCGTGCTGGTCGGGGGAGCCGCGCTCGGCGCCGAGCTACGGGCCAGGGCCGAGGCGGCCGGCGTCCCCGTCATCGAGACCTACGGCATGAGCGAGACGTGCGGCGGCGTCGTGTGGGACGGCGTCCCGCTGCCCGGCGTCGACATCCAGCTCGGGGAGCACGGCCGCGTCGCCATCGCCGGGCCGACGGTGTTCGCCGGCTACCTCGGGCGACCGGAGTTGACCGCCGCGACCCTGGTCGACGGCGCGGTCCTGACCGCCGACCGGGCGCACGTCGCCGACGGGCGGATCGCCATCGACGGCCGTTTCGACGACGTCGTGATCAGTGGCGGGGTCAACGTCGACCTGGCGGTCGTGCGTGCGGCGGTCGCGGCGCTGGACCCGGAGACCGCTGTGCTGTCGGAGCCCGACGCGGAGTGGGGCGTCTCCGTCGTCCTTGTGGCGACGGGTGGCACGCTCGCGGGCTGGCGCGACCGGCTCCGCGGCAGTCTGCCGAGCCCGTTCCTGCCGCGCAGGTTGGTCCTTGTCGATCGCCTACCGCGCACGCAGGGGGGCAAGCCAGACCGCGCGAAGCTGCGCCACCTCCTAGACTCGTCGGCGACATGA
- a CDS encoding TM0106 family RecB-like putative nuclease gives MDTIVLDAYAARSCPVKTHHTFDPTLEQPTTPLDESLRESFQGGSDFRDEVLTRLAQAPGAVDLRVPAGEDRPWTEREAATLAALGAGAPVIIGGVLPLDLEGHRSGRPDALVRGVDHAEGSPGYWPLKVKPYRVREKHTGAPSLRTSTLADPGSVEGLPKTRFRTYREGALLELVHHWRLLEACGFSSADAWVGLVGDDRALSAEPTITWIDLNAKFIRTYSKSAGHKLRSALERYDHEFRFRLHVAESAMARTGVDDPPPVVRPIRVKECEWCAWWQVCRPMIDDDDLSLRISKAPLDVRELQTLLGLGINTVAELATTDVEALLPSYLPLTGHRDRSEQRLRQAARRARMLAAGVDLERVTDDPIGVPRSPFEVDLDIETADDGTVYLWGALVTDASGTRFEHFSRFDHLSKPEEGELAGEFARWLVALAAEHPDLRVYHYSDYETIHIRRLAERTGDPALAQAAGLIRDHFVDLFGFVRDNFVGVDGLGLKVVAHKGAGFSWRDEEPGGLASQSWFNEAVDGPSPEARAAARDRVLEYNEDDVRATLAVREWIAAQDRKLPAV, from the coding sequence GTGGACACCATCGTTCTCGACGCCTACGCCGCGCGTTCCTGCCCGGTGAAGACGCACCACACCTTCGACCCCACGCTGGAGCAGCCCACCACGCCCCTCGACGAGTCGCTGCGCGAGTCGTTCCAGGGCGGTTCCGACTTCCGCGACGAGGTCCTCACCCGGCTGGCCCAGGCCCCCGGAGCCGTCGATCTGCGCGTCCCGGCCGGCGAGGACCGGCCATGGACCGAGCGCGAGGCCGCGACGCTCGCCGCACTGGGTGCCGGCGCGCCCGTGATCATCGGCGGCGTCCTGCCGCTGGACCTCGAGGGGCACCGAAGCGGCCGCCCCGACGCGCTCGTGCGCGGCGTCGACCATGCGGAGGGCTCCCCCGGCTACTGGCCGCTGAAGGTCAAGCCCTACCGGGTACGCGAGAAGCACACGGGCGCACCCAGCCTCCGTACCTCCACGTTGGCCGACCCGGGCAGCGTCGAGGGACTCCCGAAGACGCGGTTCCGCACCTACCGCGAGGGGGCGCTGCTCGAACTGGTGCACCACTGGCGTCTCCTGGAGGCCTGCGGCTTCTCGTCGGCCGACGCGTGGGTCGGGCTGGTCGGCGACGACCGGGCGCTCAGCGCGGAGCCGACCATCACCTGGATCGACCTCAACGCCAAGTTCATCCGCACCTACTCGAAGTCCGCCGGGCACAAGCTGCGCTCCGCCCTCGAGCGCTACGACCACGAGTTCAGGTTCCGGCTCCATGTCGCCGAGAGCGCCATGGCGCGTACCGGGGTCGACGACCCGCCGCCGGTCGTACGCCCTATCCGCGTCAAGGAGTGCGAGTGGTGCGCCTGGTGGCAGGTGTGCCGCCCGATGATCGACGACGACGACCTGTCGCTGCGCATCTCGAAGGCGCCGCTCGACGTGCGCGAACTGCAGACGCTGCTGGGCCTCGGTATCAACACCGTCGCCGAGCTGGCCACCACCGACGTCGAAGCCCTCCTGCCGTCGTACCTGCCGCTGACCGGACACCGCGACCGCTCGGAACAGCGCCTGAGGCAGGCCGCCCGTCGGGCCCGGATGCTGGCCGCCGGCGTCGACCTGGAGCGCGTCACCGACGACCCGATCGGTGTGCCCCGTTCGCCCTTCGAGGTCGACCTGGATATCGAGACGGCCGACGACGGCACCGTCTACCTGTGGGGCGCGCTGGTCACGGACGCGTCAGGGACCCGCTTCGAGCACTTCAGCCGCTTCGACCACCTGAGCAAGCCCGAGGAGGGCGAGCTCGCCGGCGAGTTCGCGCGGTGGCTCGTCGCGCTGGCCGCGGAACACCCCGACCTGCGCGTCTACCACTACAGCGACTACGAGACGATCCACATCCGACGCCTCGCGGAGCGCACGGGCGATCCCGCCCTGGCCCAGGCCGCGGGCCTGATCAGGGACCACTTCGTCGACCTGTTCGGCTTCGTCCGCGACAACTTCGTCGGCGTCGACGGGCTGGGGCTGAAGGTCGTCGCGCACAAGGGCGCCGGCTTCTCCTGGCGCGACGAGGAGCCGGGCGGCCTCGCGTCGCAGTCGTGGTTCAACGAGGCCGTCGACGGCCCCAGCCCGGAGGCGCGGGCCGCTGCCCGAGACCGGGTGCTGGAGTACAACGAGGACGACGTCCGCGCGACGCTGGCCGTGCGCGAGTGGATCGCGGCCCAGGACCGGAAACTCCCCGCCGTCTGA
- the menD gene encoding 2-succinyl-5-enolpyruvyl-6-hydroxy-3-cyclohexene-1-carboxylic-acid synthase, with protein sequence MSSIALGATIVDALIGVGVTDVVLAPGSRSAALALAVDRAARAGSLRLHVRVDERVAGFTALGIAKASRRAVAVVTTSGTATANLGPAAMEATAAGVPLLLITADRPAHLVGSGANQTGDQAGILGPSALAVLRIGSESGDDNDWAAVVQRGVVLAEGRRTRRAGAVQVNVEFAPPLVGELPPARPRPLRVAGSAGHTTVDLDARRTVVLVGDATPEEGAEARALAELGGAPLLAEPSSNARVGANAVPDYRLRLGALGGDIERVVVFGHPSLSRPVTALLSRDDIELVVVSPGATWVDPGHRAAVVADRVLLEDQDPEWLPRWFEALPEAAPPTGRDLVTATVLESLGPDDDLVLGASSIIRAADLAPIRERAPRVFANRGLAGIDGTVATATGLALATGHPTTVLLGDLTAQHDLGALVRPPSEPWPERLRVVVVDDRGGSIFRGLEQGAPEYADSFDRVFLTPQGVDLVAVAAALGWRAARVAADALADALASDADFIVVDLS encoded by the coding sequence ATGAGCAGCATCGCGCTGGGCGCGACCATCGTCGACGCCCTGATCGGGGTCGGCGTCACCGACGTCGTGCTGGCGCCCGGCTCCCGGAGCGCGGCCCTGGCACTGGCCGTCGACCGCGCCGCGAGGGCGGGGAGCCTCAGGCTGCACGTCCGCGTGGACGAGCGCGTCGCCGGATTCACCGCCCTCGGGATCGCGAAGGCGAGCCGTCGCGCGGTGGCCGTCGTCACCACGTCGGGCACCGCCACGGCCAACCTCGGGCCAGCCGCCATGGAGGCCACCGCGGCCGGCGTGCCGCTGCTGCTGATCACTGCCGACCGGCCGGCGCACCTCGTCGGGAGCGGGGCCAACCAGACCGGCGACCAGGCGGGCATCCTCGGCCCGTCGGCGCTGGCCGTGCTGAGGATCGGATCCGAGTCGGGCGACGATAACGACTGGGCCGCGGTGGTCCAGCGGGGCGTCGTGCTCGCGGAGGGCCGTCGGACCCGTCGCGCGGGGGCGGTGCAGGTCAACGTCGAGTTCGCTCCGCCTCTGGTGGGCGAGCTGCCGCCGGCCCGGCCGCGTCCGCTGCGCGTCGCCGGGTCGGCGGGGCACACCACCGTCGACCTGGACGCGCGCCGCACGGTCGTCCTGGTCGGCGACGCGACCCCCGAGGAGGGAGCGGAGGCCCGCGCCCTGGCGGAGCTCGGCGGGGCGCCGCTGCTCGCCGAGCCGTCGTCCAATGCGCGCGTCGGGGCAAACGCCGTGCCGGACTACCGGCTGCGGCTGGGCGCGCTCGGCGGAGACATCGAGCGGGTCGTCGTGTTCGGGCATCCGAGCTTGTCGCGCCCAGTCACCGCGCTGCTGTCCCGCGACGACATCGAGCTGGTCGTGGTCAGCCCCGGGGCCACGTGGGTCGACCCGGGGCACCGCGCGGCGGTCGTCGCCGACCGCGTGCTGCTCGAGGATCAGGACCCCGAGTGGCTGCCGCGCTGGTTCGAGGCACTGCCCGAGGCCGCCCCGCCGACCGGCCGCGACCTCGTCACCGCGACAGTGCTCGAGTCGCTGGGACCCGACGACGACCTCGTGCTCGGCGCCAGTTCGATCATCCGCGCCGCCGACCTCGCCCCCATCCGGGAGCGCGCCCCGCGGGTGTTCGCGAACCGCGGCCTGGCGGGCATCGACGGCACCGTCGCCACCGCGACGGGGCTGGCGCTGGCGACCGGGCATCCCACGACCGTGCTGCTCGGCGACCTCACGGCCCAGCACGACCTCGGCGCCCTCGTGAGACCCCCGTCGGAGCCATGGCCGGAGCGGCTGCGGGTCGTCGTCGTAGACGATCGCGGCGGCTCGATCTTCCGCGGCCTGGAGCAGGGGGCGCCTGAGTACGCCGACAGCTTCGACCGCGTGTTCCTCACGCCCCAGGGCGTGGACCTGGTGGCGGTCGCCGCGGCACTCGGCTGGCGGGCGGCCCGGGTCGCGGCGGACGCGCTCGCCGACGCGTTGGCCTCCGACGCCGACTTCATCGTCGTCGACCTCTCCTAG
- a CDS encoding cation diffusion facilitator family transporter gives MSSTRVDLTKFAWLSIAAALVTIALKAGAWLLTGSVGLLSDAAESVVNLVAAVVALIALRVAAKPADKNHHFGHSKAEYFSSAIEGVMIFVAAAVIVVIAIRRLLEPQPLEQVGIGLAISVVAALVNGAVAMVLLRAGRRHNSITLRADGNHLMTDLITSVGVVVGVGLVALTGWIWLDPVVALLVGINILWTGWRLVSESTSGLMDEALPKETNQRLREILAEHSSGHVKFHAMRTRVSGARAFMEMHMLVPGEWSVKRGHDQLEDLVDEIRSEFPDLYVTGHLEPVEDPRSYEDEFLDI, from the coding sequence ATGAGTTCCACCCGCGTCGACCTGACCAAGTTCGCCTGGCTGTCCATCGCGGCGGCGCTGGTCACCATCGCGCTGAAGGCCGGTGCGTGGCTGTTGACGGGGTCGGTCGGCCTGCTGTCGGACGCCGCCGAGTCCGTGGTGAACCTCGTGGCCGCCGTCGTCGCGCTCATCGCGTTGCGGGTCGCGGCAAAGCCTGCCGACAAGAACCACCATTTCGGGCACTCCAAGGCCGAGTACTTCTCCTCGGCCATCGAGGGCGTCATGATCTTCGTGGCCGCCGCCGTGATCGTCGTGATAGCCATCCGCCGCCTGCTCGAGCCCCAGCCGCTCGAACAGGTCGGGATCGGTCTGGCCATCTCCGTCGTCGCCGCCCTGGTCAACGGCGCGGTGGCGATGGTGCTGCTCCGCGCCGGCCGCCGACACAACTCCATCACGCTGCGCGCCGACGGCAACCACCTGATGACCGACCTCATCACGTCCGTCGGCGTCGTCGTCGGCGTCGGCCTGGTCGCCCTCACCGGCTGGATCTGGCTCGACCCCGTCGTCGCTCTGCTGGTGGGCATCAACATCCTGTGGACCGGCTGGCGGCTGGTGTCGGAGTCCACGTCCGGTCTGATGGACGAGGCTCTCCCGAAGGAGACCAACCAGCGGCTCCGCGAGATCCTCGCCGAGCACAGCAGCGGCCACGTGAAGTTCCACGCCATGCGGACCCGCGTCTCGGGTGCTCGGGCGTTCATGGAGATGCACATGCTCGTGCCGGGGGAGTGGAGTGTGAAGCGCGGCCACGACCAGCTGGAGGACCTCGTCGACGAGATCCGGTCCGAGTTCCCCGACCTGTACGTGACCGGCCACCTCGAGCCTGTCGAGGACCCCCGCAGCTACGAGGACGAGTTCCTCGACATCTGA
- a CDS encoding 1,4-dihydroxy-2-naphthoate polyprenyltransferase, giving the protein MNSSLAVWVAGARPRTLPAAIAPILAGAASALAVAGATGGRFWLITALCAVVALALQVGVNYANDYSDGVRGTDDDRVGPLRLVGSGLASAQAVRTAAFAAFGVGAVAGLVVVALSGQWWLLLVGAVSIVAAWFYTGGTTPYGYLGLGEVMVFVFFGLVATVGTTYVLAGVAPPHAWLAGAAVGALASGILVANNLRDIATDRVAGKLTLPARLGDPRSRIFHAGLCALAGVCVVGFAALTTWWALLALLGLLLLVAPLRLVLGGAMGPRLIPVIQGTGMAEIGIGLGLLVGTFLA; this is encoded by the coding sequence ATGAACTCCTCTCTTGCAGTCTGGGTCGCCGGCGCGCGGCCCCGCACACTCCCCGCAGCCATCGCCCCCATCCTCGCCGGAGCCGCCTCGGCGCTGGCCGTCGCGGGGGCGACGGGGGGCCGATTCTGGCTCATCACGGCCCTGTGCGCGGTCGTCGCTCTCGCGCTGCAGGTCGGCGTCAACTACGCCAACGACTACTCCGACGGCGTCCGCGGCACCGACGACGACCGTGTCGGGCCGCTGCGGCTCGTCGGCTCCGGGCTCGCATCCGCCCAGGCCGTCAGGACGGCCGCGTTCGCCGCCTTCGGAGTGGGCGCCGTAGCCGGGCTCGTCGTCGTGGCGCTCAGCGGCCAGTGGTGGCTGCTGCTCGTCGGAGCCGTGAGCATTGTCGCCGCCTGGTTCTATACCGGCGGGACGACACCCTACGGCTACCTCGGCCTCGGCGAGGTGATGGTCTTCGTGTTCTTCGGGCTCGTCGCCACGGTCGGCACCACCTACGTGCTCGCCGGCGTCGCCCCGCCGCACGCCTGGCTCGCCGGGGCTGCGGTCGGCGCGCTAGCCAGCGGCATTCTGGTCGCCAACAACCTGCGCGACATCGCCACCGACCGCGTCGCCGGGAAGCTGACGCTGCCCGCCCGCCTCGGCGACCCCCGCTCGCGCATCTTCCACGCCGGCCTCTGCGCCCTCGCAGGGGTCTGCGTCGTCGGGTTCGCGGCGCTGACCACCTGGTGGGCGCTGCTCGCACTGCTCGGGCTGCTGCTGCTCGTCGCGCCGCTGCGGCTCGTGCTCGGCGGCGCCATGGGGCCGAGGCTCATCCCGGTCATCCAGGGGACCGGCATGGCCGAGATCGGCATCGGGCTCGGCCTGCTGGTGGGGACGTTCCTCGCATGA
- a CDS encoding PLD nuclease N-terminal domain-containing protein, translated as MIRVLLIVAVVMLTVYCVVEVAQTRTGQVRAMPRWLWAFLVICAPVVGPLSWLFFGRPSAGTPSPRVAKAPDDDEDFLRGLR; from the coding sequence ATGATCCGGGTTCTCCTCATCGTCGCAGTGGTGATGCTCACCGTGTACTGCGTGGTCGAGGTCGCCCAGACCAGAACGGGACAGGTCCGCGCGATGCCGCGCTGGCTGTGGGCCTTCCTGGTGATCTGCGCGCCGGTCGTCGGTCCGCTCAGTTGGCTGTTCTTCGGCCGCCCCAGCGCGGGCACGCCTTCGCCGCGCGTCGCGAAGGCTCCCGATGACGACGAGGACTTCCTCCGCGGCCTGCGCTGA
- the dhaL gene encoding dihydroxyacetone kinase subunit DhaL, with amino-acid sequence MPTVAAVSEWLDECTHVFEGRVDELNELDGILGDGDHGTNMYRGFAAARRLDLSECPNANDAMRQVGMSLVGTVGGASGPLFGTLLLRVGATWPDHLTLAGVAASLRQGTNGVMARGKAVRGDKTMVDVLLPALDSLEADARRGADLESAILDAVDAADEARDATAAMVAHRGRSALKSESSVGVVDPGAVSTALILRTGATRIREELRARTAA; translated from the coding sequence ATGCCGACCGTGGCCGCTGTCTCCGAGTGGCTCGACGAGTGCACCCACGTGTTTGAAGGGCGCGTCGACGAGCTGAATGAACTGGACGGCATCCTGGGGGACGGGGATCACGGGACGAACATGTACCGCGGCTTCGCGGCGGCCCGCCGGCTCGACCTGAGCGAGTGTCCCAACGCCAACGACGCGATGCGCCAGGTGGGCATGTCCCTAGTCGGGACCGTGGGCGGCGCCTCCGGCCCGCTGTTCGGCACCCTTCTGCTGCGGGTGGGAGCAACCTGGCCTGATCACCTCACGCTTGCCGGCGTCGCCGCGTCGCTCCGGCAGGGCACCAACGGTGTGATGGCGCGCGGCAAGGCCGTGCGGGGCGACAAGACCATGGTCGACGTGCTGCTGCCGGCCCTCGACTCCCTCGAGGCCGACGCCCGACGCGGGGCCGACCTCGAGAGCGCGATCCTTGACGCCGTCGACGCGGCCGACGAGGCCCGCGACGCGACCGCCGCGATGGTCGCGCACCGCGGCCGCTCCGCGTTGAAGTCCGAGAGCTCGGTGGGCGTCGTCGACCCCGGCGCCGTGTCCACGGCTCTGATCCTGCGCACCGGCGCTACCCGCATCCGCGAGGAGCTGCGCGCCCGAACGGCAGCCTGA